In Caldivirga sp., the DNA window TTAAAATAAAACCCTAATACTCACAGTAATTAGTCCATGATTCAACGTGAAACTTTAACCAACGCCTTACATTGATTAAGTTTAATTAATAATTCCTCAACTGCTGCATGTGATTCTCCTTAACATAACCTTTCCCCTAACAACACCCTTAACCCTGCAGTTCTTCGGTAATGCTAGTATTAGTGGTAGTAGCACGGCACCTATTTTGAGTTCAACAACCTGCTCCCTATACTCCTTATTATTCTCAACCATATTAAGCTCATCATTAATGTATCTACGAGTCCTCTCATCAATATTCTTGTTTCTCTCCGCTAACTTCAATGCCCTCTTAAGTACATCAACGTAGAATTCTACACCACTGCCATAACCCTTACCCTGCTTGCCTAGCTCATAGGCTGCATAAAGCATTAGACATGGGGTACCGATAACTGTTGAGTCCATGGCTTCACCGCATAGCCTGCCTAATTCATTAATGCGGCTTAACCCTTCCATAATATGTTCCCTAAGGAACTCCTCCTCAACCATACCTTTACTCCTAGCCTCCTTAGCCACGTTACGGAGCCTATTGTAGATTCCACTTATGCACGATGCCCTATCATTAATACTATTGCTAATGCACTTGCCTAGCTTATCAGCACCTAAGCCTAATTCCCTCATTAATTCCCTATTAATTACCTTAACTAGGGTTCCCGCGTACTCCTTTAGTGCCATCCTTGCGGTTATGTATCTTTGCTTTAGGTAATTAGGATTAAGCGGCTTAGAGGAGTCCCATATTTTACCGAATATTTCACTTAACTCTGAGTAATATGAATCATTTACTGATCCGCTAAGGGTAACGTTAACCTCAATGTTTGTTTTAAGGCCCCTCATGGTTAGGTTTGAGGAACCA includes these proteins:
- a CDS encoding phospholipase D-like domain-containing protein translates to MNSNANVRIESTLNDVGLIKLMHRALGLSSINLDVASAYVRFNGLGLIEGLVKRASKVRLVANDITPKAYYYLVNRGNVEVRVNEMLHAKLYLIYSSGQYLAIVGSSNLTMRGLKTNIEVNVTLSGSVNDSYYSELSEIFGKIWDSSKPLNPNYLKQRYITARMALKEYAGTLVKVINRELMRELGLGADKLGKCISNSINDRASCISGIYNRLRNVAKEARSKGMVEEEFLREHIMEGLSRINELGRLCGEAMDSTVIGTPCLMLYAAYELGKQGKGYGSGVEFYVDVLKRALKLAERNKNIDERTRRYINDELNMVENNKEYREQVVELKIGAVLLPLILALPKNCRVKGVVRGKVMLRRITCSS